The sequence TGATGTTTCACAGCTCTAATCCTGATTTAACACAGCTTTGGAGTTGCTGGGcttaaatatgtcaaaataagGCATTCTCAGATTATGAAGGACTGCTAGTTTGTACTTTGCATAGACAAGTACAAAGCAAAAGCGCACAAATGATTTTATGCCTGTAGTCattttttagcattattttttgaaaacgtGCAATTTAGATTTCTAGATAtatgatttatattttgtgaGCCATCAGTTTATAGCAGTCCAGTCGTGTTGTCGGATGGTTCTTTCACTGTGACTTAACACTGTAAAGAATTTGTTTTAGTTAAGGTCAGGTGTGATTACTTTGTCACTTTGtatgttaatatattttaatttaatgacagGAAGTTTACAAGTGGTTTTGGTGTATAactttgctgttttcatttgaGACAACAAATTGCACTTGAACTAATTTTATTGTAGAGACATAAGCTTTGAGGATAAAATGTGTTGAGTTACTTTAatcaataaaccttttaaagcTGTTAAATACATTCTCTGATATAATTTGCACCACCCTTTAACTTTGCATTCCTAACTTTCTTAAACCATTTTATATTAAAGCTTCTGATATAGTTTCACAGGTCCAGGAGAGGAATATAAACTAGTTTTTGTCGAATGGAAATCCACCTACCTAGGAAATGGGTGTAATTCTCAGTACAGTGTGAACACAGGCAAATCCAATTCTGTTGATGATTACAGGAGCTAAATCTGTCCAGAAACAGCACACCACTCCTGAACTTATGTTTTCCAACTAACACTTTCCTCAAAAAAAGCCTCAGTTTCCGCTGGACACTGAGGTATGTGAAACCAAAAGAAGCCTCTTGTGGTTTCATATACTTGAACTCAAAGTTTTCTCATGATGTACATTATTCAGAAACGCTACCGTATGAATGTCTGAATGTAATGTAAATTCCTCTGGACTAGAtaaagtgctatacaaatacAGGCCATTTACCTATTGTTGCTCAGAAAtcgagaaatatttttttcaattaaactttaaaatggtgCATTAggcaaacaaaagcattttttttccattactcatttctgttttcacacacTAATCCTGAACATAGTTACAGACAAGAGCAAGTTTATTACACTAAACAGCATGTACATatcaaaaaaactaacaaagttattttaaatcatctagttttttttcattctttattttatctaatATCACTTCAAGCAATTAAGGAATTTTAGCTGGAAACCTTGATAGCATTCAAGCAGTGTGCAGCAAGCTAAAATGATGTTTATTCCTAATCAATAGAGCTAAAAGTGCAAATCAGTTTACAAAGGCTGCACCCAGAGCAAAGTGGATTCACTCAttattgtgtttgttgttggaGGGAGCTAATTTGTTGGAATTAGGGATGGAGTCCACTTTGTGTCGGTAAATCGGGAGACAGGAAAACTAGCctaacaatattaatattaaaggCAGTGGTCAGGATCGCAGCAAATGCTGAAGGCAGAAAAATTGTGCTGTGACTGGTAAtctgatgttaaaaatgttattatagtTTTCTGGTTCTGCCTTTTCCTTTCATGTCAGAACAAACAAGTAATAAGCAATTCTCTACCAAAGAGCttgttcctttttaatttttgagacatccataatatttttaactttaatttctaaagagACAAGCAAGGGgcttttgttcatttgttttttattattacatttattttaagaaaaattaatttttgcttGATCTTGACCTATAAAACACTCGGGCTTTATTAAAAACCTTCAAAGCTTATGAGATAAACTAGATTTGGGGTAACACAAAACAGATGAGGTATTAAAAAGTTTACTTTAAGTAAGATCTTTAGGCATTTTGCTCATCTGACAgatcatttttatgcattttgtcaTGATCAGGGACAAGTAGTGGACAATAAACAAGGGGGGAAAAAGCAGCCAATGGCATTTATAAAAACTTTGGAAAATTACAGAGTTCTGTACCCAAGGATTTTGTTGTTTGGAAGGGAAAAATGGTAGAAAAGATGTAAAAgtcaagaaataaaactatgtcaattacaaagatttttttatacatttatttttcttttctattgttAGCAAGACTTGGGAATGACTGCAGTCAATTTATATATATCCAAGGCTCCGTGAAACTGTGCAATTTGTGCAAACCGTCTGTTTAaatatcatcaaaaatattttttattgttttggcgGAGAATTGGCCGCACGCATGCGCTGTAAACACAACTAACCACGTGACCAAATccggaaaaacagaaaaggactgacataaacagaataaagtcCCGTGATTTCAAACTAAAAGCAACATATTCGGTTCTGTACTGACTGTATTTAAATTACAGTAGAAGCGCCAGCATGAGCCAAGCCTGCAGCAGGAAACTACAAGCCGCAACAAGAGAAAAGCTCAGGAAACTGAACTCGCTGCGTGGTgagctttatttttcattcatcttaCTTCGACTGGAGCTCagtaaaagtaacattttggcATTCCTGAAGGCCGAGAGGTTTTACCGGGAGAGTTTTGGGATGTCGTGGCTGTGACTGCTGTGGACGGGAGCCAGAAAGAAGCTTACGAGCTGCAGATCAGAGAGAAGGTTGTGAGGAAAGAGCTTCCCGTCGGAGCTCAGTACAAGGTCTTCTCAGATCCCCCTGGGTGCAAAATAGGTCAGTGAACCGCTGTCAGCCTTATTTGGTTGCACTCTTTTCGCTTCTGTTAGGCTAATGTTTAAAGTAGTGTTGTTTTGCAGGAAATGGAGGCTCCACTCTGTATGCTCTTCAGCAGCTGAATGACATCTATGGAAAAGCTCTGAGCAACATGAGAATCATCCTGATCCACGCAGGTTACCTATATGTttctaactaaaataaaactaattatgcAAAATGTGTTGGTTCGGTTGTAGGGAATTTTTGTGTACACCTTTCTTGAAGGATATGTTAGGTTtaagaatttcttttaaagaagaagggaaaaatttaatttttttccccctgaaatTTTGAAAGATACATTGAGATATTATCGGGATTATTACAAACATGTATTTAGGATTCTCATAAGTGTTCctagaaaatgatttaattgtTTGAAAGGTCCCATTTACGCATTCAGTTGAATCAGATTTATTGTAGTTGGACAACCATACAAATAATGTGGTTTGGGGGATTTTTAGAGCCACTTTTAagtgatttattattaataataataaagctaaTTAACAAAGACAAGACTGAACTAGAGATGTGcaatatatcaaatatgttgTCATTTGTCTTTGCAATGATAATGTCTGTCTTTAATCAGATTCACAATCTACACACCAATCATATAATTGGCCAAATGAATAGAGTCTCACTCTGCTATTTGCCCATATATGATGTAGATGGCTGTAGCACAGTTGCCAAAGCTTGCAGTGACAGATGAGGaaggaaaatttgttttaatcacaACAGTACAGTACAATTTctttacagtcatatttttttaatagtggATAGTTCAAAACTTGTTTTCGCAAACAACTCCATTGTATGCACAATTTCTGTTCCTATAacattacaaaattaaacactGAATATAGtctttattgaaagaaaataatttaaaaatattttaataaatgtcgaattgaattaaaataaagaaaaaaacccaccaacaTTTGCCATTTCCACATGTTGTACCTTCAGGTGGCTTCAGCCAGCGAATGCCCAGTGCCAGCGCTCTGGGAAAGATCTTCATGCCTTTACCACTGGGGAACCCCATCTACCAGATGCTGGAGCTCAAACTGGCCATGTATGTGGATTTCCCATCACAAATGAAGCCCGGCTTCTTGGTGACCTGTGCAGATGACATCGAGCTCTACAGCATACCAGAGGAGGAGAGAGTCAGCTTTGATAAACCAGGCTTTACAGCTTTAGCCCATCCCTCCCCACTTTCTGTGGGAACCACCCATGGCGTGTTTGTGTTGGATCCGAGTGAACATTCCTCATATCAGGAAATGGAGAATTCctcctgtctgtgttttctgcaCAAGCCAAGCATCGATGAGATGCGGGATAGAGGAGCTGTTTGCACGAATCAGAATGGCCTGTTTTCCATGTCTGACAGTGAGTTTGTCTACACAGACAGCACCTATTACATGGACTTTAAGAGTGCCAAGTCACTTCTGAACCTGCTGAATGAGTTGGGTCCATTGAACTGTGAGATCGACGCATACGGGGACTTTCTTCAAGCTCTGGGGCCAAAAGCCACAATAGAGTACACCAAAAACACAGCTAATGTCACCAAAGAGGAGAGTAGTCTGGTTGAAATCCGACAAAAGATCTTCCATTTACTTAAAGGGATGCCCCTCAATGTCATTCTCCTCAACAACTCTAAGTTTTATCACATCGGGACCACCTCAGAGTACCTCTTCCACCTGACGGAGGACGAGGCGTTCAGGGGCGAGCTGGGTCTCCTGTCATCTGCCTTCAGTGTAAATGCCACTGAAAACTTCTCTGGTTGCTGCATCATGTACAGTGTCCTTGATCCCAGCTGCTCTGTGGAGGCTGGGTCAGTGGTGGAGTACTCCAGACTGGAAACAGGGGTCTCCGTGGGTGGGGGGTCCATCATCAGCGGCTGCTGGGTCAGTCCAGGACTCTCTGTGCCAGCTGGGGCTTTCATGCACACATTATGCGTTACCCACCAGAAACAAATCAGGTTTGTTACCGTGTTCTTTGGTATTAAAGACAACTTAAAGCAAAGTGTGGCTTCTCCTGCACATGTGGAGGAACTAGAGTTTTTTGGACTTAACCTTGCAAAGTGCCTGTCCCACTGGGGGATGGAGAATGAACACCTCGAGTTCTCAGGAGACGCATCGAGCTGTAGCTTGTGGAACGCTTGcctgtttcctgtttgctcTGAGCAGGAAAGCTCCTTCTCCGCGTCTCTCAGAATGCTGCAGGCCGTCCTGAGTGGCTCCACAAGCCCCCCTCCCAGAGACACAGCTCTGATGTCGATGCAGGACTGTTTACAGTGCAAGAACCTGGAGGAAATGCTGAAGCTCAAGAGGAGGCTACATCATGACATCAAACAGAGGAAACTCAGCATTTAAACAACTGTTGTTACACatactgaaatgtttcactttgttggtgaaagtgaatgttttgacattttgtaacTTTGTTTCCGTTTAAAAGAACAATTTCCGTAAAACCACTTTAAGTGAATCATGCTTTGCTTCGTTCTTTTTTGTGtggatttacatttattaaattggAACAATTCACAATTGTAATTGTGACAAACAAGTTTTGGTTGAGGATATTTTCGCCTTGCCATCATGAATTTTAATGGTCATAACACATTACTATTATTGCACCATCTGGTGCTGCTGCAACATTTGCCAGCGTATTTGAAATGTTCTGTTAATTATTCCCCCTTTTTGAAATGCCAAAATTGCTGTGATCATCAAATGGCACAGAAagggatatttaaaaaaaagaaattgtaataGTATATCCCCACTAGTTGCTTCATTACACTGCAGTAACATCTGTTAGTTGATGTTATTCTTTGAGCTTTTCAGTAGAACCAAGTCATAATACTATTATAAATCCAAGCCTGTGTGGCGtagggatagcgcaacccacatttggacgCCCTGAGTCCTTCGACgcagccgtcgcaggttcgattcccagaccccaCCGaaatttgccgcatgtcttccccctttcctgtcagactactgtcatataagggacaatAGATCCCTGGAGgggataaaaaataataacaatacaaaccaacaacaaatgaaatccaaacctataataaaaatgaataaaatccaaatttttctGTCACACATATTGTCCTGTGTCCTTCTCCCCTGTTTATCATGCTGTTTTTGACGCTACTACTCACCGATCACATGCTTTGTTAAATACAGTCCGTTAACAAACAAAGTGAAGGGAGATCGGTTGTCATAGTTGTGAGGCCTTCCTCTcagaagtgtttatttttagctctcAGCTATGATCCGTCTTTATCTGGACCGGGGCAATTGTGCCAGAGTGTGAGATTGTGTTCTTCTCTCACTGGAGTtcacaataaaaagagagaaaaaaacctacACGgcacatttaagaaaaaaaaacaaaacagttcaatGGGAAACTACAAATCCAGACCATCTCAGACATGCACAGGTAAGGCctttcttaaaatgtaatctttGGATGTACAGGACTTGCTacgcttttgttttattttgagctcTCATCACTGTTCATCGGAGaaacagaggagctgcagaagccTTTTTCGTGTGTTACATTGCTGGCATAACCTCTTATTTAAAGTTGTTTGCACTTTGATAAATTTATGTTACGAAAGTGACGTGAAAAGATGATCATGTTTGTGACAAATATGGTGCGAAGATGAGTGGAAGAAGAAAGTGAGCGAGTCGTACTCTGTGATCATTGAGAAGCTGGACGACGACTTCCAGCTTCCAGAAAGTGCTCTGGCAGACCTCCACCTTGCTTTCAGGTGACCAACATTCCCATCctttcatacaaaataaaattgaaccTGACAAAATCTGCAGCTTTGTTGGACACCAGTCTCACTTTGTGCTCTGTTGAGTTATGATTTTGGGATTGCGGTTGTCTGCGACGCAGCTCCGACGAGGCTTTCCAGAAGGTGAACGTGAACTACCGAACGGAGAAGGGGCTGTCGCTGCTGCatctctgctgtgtgtgtggaggtATGCACGACTACTGGAGTCTATTTATAACGCCTCTGCTAAATGTGACAGTGGATGGAAGGATTACTGTGGCGCCCACTGACCTTATTGTGTGCAGTTGACCGTTCTGTAAAATGCAGCAACAATTAAAGACAGGTGGAGAAATAAAACGCAGAATAGGGTCGATTACATTTCTTTACTCCGTTCTGTAAGACTTTATTGACGTAAGTATCCATTAATTAGTGCGTGTTTTTATCCCTGCGTACCCAGGAAATAAAGCTCACATGCGTACCCTGATACTCAAAGGCCTGCGTCCTTCCAGACTCACCAGGAATGGCTTCACTGCACTCCACCTGGCTGCTTACAAGGTGAGGCAGCTTGTGCCCTTTGccttatttttatgtatttgaaacctttttaaagGCTTGCCACATGGTGGAGCTTAAGCGCTTAAAAAAGACGTGGCAGCTGCTTCAAAGTGGATATATTTGACAATAACCTTAGGAGTGCAAGACATTATGCAGGGTCttggtgtgtttctgtgctgcagGACAACGCTGAGCTGGTGACTGAACTCCTGCATGGCGGGTCAGACGTGCAGCAGGTGGGATACGGGGCCCTCACAGCTCTGCATGTTGCTACATTGGCTGGGCATCATGAGGTGAGACGAAGAGTCACTATCCTCAATCTATCCTTCTCTGTTTGCTCATTATTACTGAGGTGCTGTAAGTGCCACAGTTTGTTGCTTTCACTGAAACCAGTGACACAATTCTGCAGCCAGAAGCTGGAACAAAGACAGACTCCTATCAGCATATCTTTAACCTATGGAAGCCCTTTTCAGCCACTCTAACgggaaaaaaactaacttgTGTCTCATCATACTAAGATActatctcataattatgacttcaCTATCTAACTTTATTGACTTAGCTACAGTATTTCATAATATTGAGATAGGGAATTTCAGAAGTATTCGTACATCTTGAATTTTTCAATattctctaaaatatttaaaaaacaaaaaccttagGAAGAGTTGTTGAATTTGTTTCTAGTCCCATCATTTACTGCTAATAAAGTGAACCATTAGGATTTCAGAGAATAGAGGGGAGAGTGGAAAAGGTAAAAGAAGTGTCAATGGTTTTTAAATCCAGTTGGGCTCCAGTAATGTTTAGATGTCTTTGAAAACACAGTTACTTTCTTTGGGCTTCCACAATGTTAAGTTAGTTGCCTTATATCTGTATGAATGAACTTAttttggggctgcacagtggcgcagttggtagagctgttgccttgcagtaagaaggtcctgggttcgattcccggcccggggtctttctgcatggagttttcatgttctccctgtgcatgcgtgggttctctccgggttctccggcttcctcccacagtccaaaaacatgactgtcaggttaattggactctctaaattctccctaggtgtgagtgtgtgagtggttgtttgtcttgtatgtctctgtgttgccctgtgacagactggcgacctgtccagggtgtaccctgcctctcgcccggaacgttagctggagatagacaccagcaaccctcccgaccccattatgGACAAAGGGtttatagaaaatggatggatggatgattttattttgattcattGCTATGTTCTCATGTAGGCTGCTGACATACTCCTACAGCATGGAGCTTTTGTCAACGTTCAGGACGCTGTGTTTTTCACTCCGCTACATATTGCCTCCTACTATGGCCACGAGCAGGTTTTTGTCTTGCATTCCTTTGCAGAATGTGAACTGGAACAAATAGTTTGCTCTCCTGATTCCCCGTATGGACTCTGCTTTCGTTCCAGGTTggaaagctgctgctgaagtttGGGGCAGATGTGGACGCCAGCGGTGAGGTGGGGGACCGGCCGCTGCACCTGGCGGCGGCCAAAGGCTTTCTTGGCATCATAAACCTGCTGGTGGGAGACGGTAGCAAAGCTAATGGTGAGACCAAAGAATCCAAACTAATCTGCAAATTAAGCATGGCAAGTCagagtcatttatttttagctatgctgtgcagcaaaagcaaaagcatCCTTCAGCAAACCACTTGGGGCTCATTTACAAACATGCTCAAGCAGGGACGATTGTTGAGCTTCTCCCACTGTTTGCTGTCTGTTAACCAGTAAATGCCCGAGACAATGAAGAACACGTTCCTCTCCACTTCTGCGCCCGTTTTGGTCACCATGAGATCGTTCATTTTCTTCTCGAAGGCAGCGGCGAAGTTCAGCCCCATTCTGTCAACATCTACGGGGACACACCGCTGCACCTGTAAACGAATGCTCCACAGATCTGAGTCTCGCAACAGTTTGCTGTTGTCGACTCGATTtctttgtgtgaatgtgtttaaCCAGGGCTTGCTACAATGGCAAATTTAGTGCGGTGAAGGAGATGATACAGCTTTCTGGTACGGAAAGTTTCTTAAAGGAGAACATTTTCAGTGAGACGCCACTTCACAGGTACAGCCGAGCAGAGCTAGGTCATGTATCGCCCGCTGAGCAGGCTGCGAGGTGGTAATAAATTTCTGCTTTATAACGCAGTGCTTGTACTTACGGCAAAGACCTGGAGATGGTCAAATTCCTGCTGGGCCAGAACGCCATGAGCATCAATCATCAGGGCAGAGATGGCCACACAGGTGATCTCTCTGTTGCGCTCAAACTGACGCGACTCTCTTTAGTTCAGCAACAAAATCCAAACTCACATCCACGTATTTAGCTCTTCACAGTGCCTGTTTCCATGGCCACATCCGCCTGGTACAGTTTCTGCTGGACAACGGGGCCGACATGAACCTCGTGGCCTGTGATCCCAGCAGGTCCAGCGGGGAGAAAGACGAGCAGACTTGCCTGATGTGGGCTTACGAAAAAGGTATGTGTTTGTAAAAGCTTTAACAAGAATTCATGATGCTCAAGcttgtagaattttttttcttgaatgcattcattttatgaatgatagacaaacacaaagttgttgcataattgtaaagtggac comes from Gambusia affinis linkage group LG10, SWU_Gaff_1.0, whole genome shotgun sequence and encodes:
- the fpgt gene encoding fucose-1-phosphate guanylyltransferase, which gives rise to MSQACSRKLQAATREKLRKLNSLRGREVLPGEFWDVVAVTAVDGSQKEAYELQIREKVVRKELPVGAQYKVFSDPPGCKIGNGGSTLYALQQLNDIYGKALSNMRIILIHAGGFSQRMPSASALGKIFMPLPLGNPIYQMLELKLAMYVDFPSQMKPGFLVTCADDIELYSIPEEERVSFDKPGFTALAHPSPLSVGTTHGVFVLDPSEHSSYQEMENSSCLCFLHKPSIDEMRDRGAVCTNQNGLFSMSDSEFVYTDSTYYMDFKSAKSLLNLLNELGPLNCEIDAYGDFLQALGPKATIEYTKNTANVTKEESSLVEIRQKIFHLLKGMPLNVILLNNSKFYHIGTTSEYLFHLTEDEAFRGELGLLSSAFSVNATENFSGCCIMYSVLDPSCSVEAGSVVEYSRLETGVSVGGGSIISGCWVSPGLSVPAGAFMHTLCVTHQKQIRFVTVFFGIKDNLKQSVASPAHVEELEFFGLNLAKCLSHWGMENEHLEFSGDASSCSLWNACLFPVCSEQESSFSASLRMLQAVLSGSTSPPPRDTALMSMQDCLQCKNLEEMLKLKRRLHHDIKQRKLSI